One stretch of Solibacillus isronensis DNA includes these proteins:
- the rplQ gene encoding 50S ribosomal protein L17: MGYRKLGRTSSQRKALLRDLATDLIINERIETTEARAKETRKAVEKMITLGKRGDLHARRQAAAFIRRELVTVGEGEEEKTVFALQKLFDDIAPRYAERQGGYTRILKVGPRRGDGAPVVVIELV; the protein is encoded by the coding sequence ATGGGTTACAGAAAACTTGGTCGTACAAGTTCTCAACGTAAAGCATTATTACGCGACTTAGCTACTGATTTAATCATCAACGAGCGCATCGAAACTACTGAAGCGCGCGCTAAAGAAACTCGTAAAGCTGTTGAGAAAATGATTACTTTAGGTAAACGCGGAGATTTACACGCTCGTCGTCAGGCAGCAGCATTCATCCGTCGTGAGCTAGTAACAGTTGGAGAAGGCGAAGAAGAAAAAACTGTTTTCGCACTTCAAAAATTATTTGACGATATCGCACCTCGTTATGCGGAGCGTCAAGGTGGTTACACTCGTATTCTTAAAGTAGGTCCTCGTCGTGGAGACGGCGCACCAGTAGTAGTTATCGAATTAGTTTAA
- a CDS encoding DNA-directed RNA polymerase subunit alpha produces MIEIEKPKIETVEISEDAKYGKFVVEPLERGYGNTLGNSLRRILLSSLPGAAVTSIQIDGVLHEFSTVEGVVEDVASIILNVKKLALKIYSDEEKVIEIDVKGDGTVTAADITHDSDVEILNPDLYIATIAKNGHLRMRMYAQRGRGYTPADQNKREDLPIGVIPIDSIYTPVSRVNFQVENTRVGQNSDYDKLSLDVWTDGSIGPKEAISLGAKILTEHLNIFVGMTNEAQTAEIMVEKEEDQKEKVLEMTIEELDLSVRSYNCLKRAGINTVLELANKSEDDMMKVRNLGRKSLEEVKHKLEELGLGLRKED; encoded by the coding sequence ATGATCGAAATTGAAAAACCAAAGATTGAAACAGTGGAGATTAGCGAAGATGCCAAATACGGCAAGTTTGTTGTAGAACCGCTTGAACGCGGTTATGGTAATACTTTGGGGAATTCTCTACGTCGTATCCTTCTGTCTTCATTACCTGGAGCTGCTGTTACGTCAATTCAAATTGACGGCGTATTACACGAATTCTCAACTGTAGAAGGCGTTGTAGAAGATGTCGCATCGATTATCTTAAACGTGAAAAAGCTAGCTTTAAAAATCTACTCTGACGAAGAAAAAGTTATTGAGATTGATGTAAAAGGTGACGGAACGGTTACTGCAGCTGACATTACACATGACAGTGATGTAGAAATTTTAAACCCAGATCTATATATCGCAACAATCGCTAAGAACGGTCATTTACGTATGCGTATGTACGCACAACGTGGCCGTGGTTATACTCCTGCTGATCAAAACAAACGTGAGGATCTTCCTATCGGCGTGATCCCGATCGACTCTATTTACACTCCAGTTTCACGCGTCAACTTCCAAGTAGAGAACACTCGTGTTGGACAAAATTCTGACTACGACAAGTTATCACTTGATGTATGGACAGATGGAAGCATCGGTCCTAAAGAGGCGATTTCACTTGGAGCGAAAATTTTAACTGAACACTTAAATATCTTCGTTGGCATGACGAACGAGGCACAAACTGCTGAAATCATGGTCGAAAAAGAAGAAGACCAAAAAGAAAAAGTATTAGAGATGACTATCGAAGAACTTGATCTTTCTGTTCGTTCTTACAACTGCTTGAAGCGTGCTGGTATCAATACGGTATTAGAGTTAGCTAACAAGTCAGAAGACGATATGATGAAAGTACGTAATCTTGGTCGTAAGTCTCTTGAAGAAGTTAAGCATAAGTTAGAAGAGCTTGGTTTAGGATTGCGTAAAGAAGACTAA
- the rpsK gene encoding 30S ribosomal protein S11 yields the protein MARKQQTRKRRVKKNIESGVAHIRSTFNNTIVTITDMQGNALSWSSAGALGFRGSRKSTPFAAQMAAETAAKTSMEHGLKNIEVTVKGPGSGREAAVRALQAAGLEVTAIKDVTPVPHNGCRPPKRRRV from the coding sequence ATGGCTCGTAAACAACAAACTCGTAAACGTCGTGTGAAAAAGAACATCGAATCTGGTGTTGCTCACATCCGTTCTACATTCAACAATACAATCGTAACGATCACTGATATGCAAGGTAACGCATTATCTTGGTCTTCAGCTGGTGCTTTAGGTTTCCGTGGTTCACGTAAATCAACTCCATTCGCAGCTCAAATGGCTGCTGAAACAGCTGCAAAAACTTCAATGGAACATGGTTTAAAAAACATTGAAGTAACAGTTAAAGGTCCTGGTTCAGGTCGTGAAGCTGCAGTACGTGCACTTCAAGCTGCTGGATTAGAAGTAACTGCTATTAAAGACGTTACTCCAGTTCCTCATAACGGTTGCCGTCCGCCAAAACGTCGTCGTGTGTAA
- the rpsM gene encoding 30S ribosomal protein S13: MARIAGVDIPRDKRVVISLTYIYGIGKTTSQKVLAGAGIDENTRVKDLTEDQLNQIREQLDSYKTEGDLRREVSLNIKRLMEIASNRGIRHRRGLPVRGQNTKNNARTRKGPRKTVANKKK; the protein is encoded by the coding sequence ATGGCACGTATTGCTGGTGTTGATATTCCTCGCGACAAACGCGTTGTAATTTCATTAACATACATTTACGGTATTGGTAAAACTACTTCTCAAAAAGTATTAGCAGGTGCAGGTATTGACGAAAATACTCGCGTTAAAGACTTAACAGAAGATCAATTAAACCAAATCCGTGAACAATTAGATTCATACAAAACTGAAGGTGACTTACGTCGTGAAGTTTCTTTAAACATCAAACGTTTAATGGAAATCGCTTCAAACCGTGGTATCCGTCACCGTCGTGGTTTACCTGTTCGTGGTCAAAATACGAAAAACAATGCGCGTACGCGTAAAGGTCCACGTAAGACTGTAGCGAACAAGAAAAAATAA
- the rpmJ gene encoding 50S ribosomal protein L36 — MKVRPSVKPICEKCKVIRRRGKVMVICENPKHKQKQG; from the coding sequence ATGAAAGTGAGACCATCTGTGAAACCGATCTGCGAAAAATGTAAAGTAATTCGCCGACGCGGTAAAGTAATGGTAATCTGTGAAAATCCTAAACACAAACAAAAACAAGGATAA
- the infA gene encoding translation initiation factor IF-1 yields MAKDDVIEVEGTVVETLPNAMFKVELENGHTVLAHVSGKIRMHFIRILPGDKVTIELSPYDLTRGRITYRFK; encoded by the coding sequence ATGGCGAAAGACGATGTAATTGAAGTCGAAGGGACAGTTGTTGAGACTTTGCCAAACGCGATGTTTAAGGTAGAATTAGAAAATGGGCACACTGTGCTTGCACACGTATCTGGAAAGATCCGTATGCACTTTATCCGTATCCTACCTGGAGATAAGGTTACTATTGAGTTATCTCCTTATGATTTAACTCGCGGTCGTATCACATACCGTTTTAAATAA
- a CDS encoding adenylate kinase — translation MNIVLMGLPGAGKGTQADKIVEKYAIPHISTGDMFRAAIKEGTELGLQAKSFMDQGALVPDEVTIGIVRERLSQPDCEKGFLLDGFPRTVPQAEALDSILEELGRPVEHTINVQVEKEELIARLSGRRICKTCGTSYHLVFNPPKVDGICDKDGGELYTRADDNPETVTNRLEVNMNQAQPLLDFYEAKGVLTNINGQQEISKVFADLDALLQGSRS, via the coding sequence ATGAATATCGTTTTAATGGGTCTTCCAGGTGCCGGTAAAGGTACTCAGGCTGACAAAATTGTTGAGAAGTACGCAATCCCTCATATTTCTACAGGCGATATGTTCCGTGCCGCTATTAAAGAAGGTACAGAATTAGGTTTACAGGCCAAATCATTTATGGATCAAGGTGCATTAGTACCTGATGAAGTAACGATTGGTATTGTTCGTGAACGTCTTTCACAACCAGACTGCGAAAAAGGTTTCTTATTAGACGGATTCCCGCGTACAGTTCCTCAAGCTGAAGCTTTAGATAGCATCCTTGAAGAATTAGGGCGCCCAGTTGAGCATACAATTAATGTTCAAGTTGAAAAAGAAGAGTTAATCGCACGTTTAAGTGGTCGTCGTATTTGTAAGACTTGTGGTACATCATATCATTTAGTGTTCAACCCACCAAAAGTGGATGGCATTTGTGATAAGGATGGCGGCGAGTTATACACGCGTGCAGATGATAATCCTGAAACTGTTACAAACCGTCTGGAAGTAAATATGAACCAAGCACAACCTTTACTTGACTTCTATGAAGCAAAGGGAGTACTTACAAATATTAATGGACAGCAAGAAATTTCTAAAGTATTTGCTGATCTTGATGCTCTATTGCAGGGCAGCCGCAGCTGA
- the secY gene encoding preprotein translocase subunit SecY, producing the protein MFQTISNFMRVRDIRNKIIFTLLMLIIFRLGTFIPVPNVNADVLKATDEFSLVGFLNTFGGGALANFSIFAMGIMPYITASIIVQLLQMDVVPKFAEWAKQGDVGRRKLAQFTRYFTIVLAFIQSFAMSFGFNQFYGGSLITDTSIQSYLTISIVLTAGTAFLLWLSEQITAYGVGNGISIIIFAGIVAAIPNAVNQIYAQQIDGAGDQLFINIAILVLLVLVLLAVVVGVIYIQQALRKIPIQYAKRVAGNSPKVGAQQTHLPLKVNAAGVIPVIFAVAFIVTPQTLATFFGDNNVTAFITNTFDYTKPVGMLIYVALIIAFTYFYAFIQVNPENVADNLKKQGAYIPGIRPGNDTQAYLTKVLYRLTLVGALFLVVISVMPILFINFMNLPASAQIGGTSMIIVVGVALETMKQLESQLVKRHYKGFMK; encoded by the coding sequence ATGTTTCAGACAATCTCTAACTTTATGCGCGTTCGAGATATACGAAATAAAATCATCTTCACACTTTTAATGTTAATCATTTTTCGTCTCGGGACTTTCATCCCGGTACCTAATGTTAACGCAGATGTATTAAAGGCAACTGATGAGTTCAGCTTAGTAGGTTTCCTTAATACGTTTGGCGGTGGTGCATTGGCAAACTTCTCGATCTTTGCGATGGGGATTATGCCGTACATCACAGCCTCAATTATTGTCCAGTTACTTCAAATGGATGTTGTTCCTAAGTTTGCAGAATGGGCGAAACAAGGTGATGTAGGTCGACGCAAGTTGGCTCAATTCACTCGTTACTTTACGATTGTATTAGCATTCATTCAATCTTTCGCAATGAGCTTTGGGTTTAACCAGTTTTATGGCGGATCGTTGATTACGGATACTAGTATTCAATCATACTTAACGATTTCAATCGTGTTAACTGCAGGTACGGCATTCCTATTGTGGTTATCTGAACAAATTACTGCATATGGTGTTGGTAACGGTATTTCTATCATTATCTTTGCTGGTATCGTAGCTGCGATTCCTAACGCAGTAAACCAAATCTATGCACAACAAATTGATGGAGCCGGCGATCAATTGTTTATCAATATTGCCATTTTAGTTCTATTAGTTCTAGTGCTGCTTGCTGTTGTCGTTGGAGTTATTTATATTCAACAAGCGTTGCGTAAAATTCCAATTCAATATGCAAAACGAGTTGCTGGGAATTCACCTAAAGTTGGTGCACAGCAAACGCATTTACCGTTAAAAGTAAATGCTGCAGGGGTTATTCCGGTAATCTTTGCGGTTGCGTTTATTGTTACACCTCAAACTTTAGCAACATTCTTTGGAGATAATAATGTAACAGCGTTTATTACGAACACGTTTGACTATACTAAACCTGTTGGTATGTTAATCTATGTTGCTTTAATTATCGCCTTCACATACTTCTATGCATTCATCCAGGTGAATCCGGAAAATGTGGCAGACAACTTGAAAAAGCAAGGTGCTTATATCCCGGGTATCCGCCCAGGTAATGACACTCAAGCTTACTTAACAAAAGTTCTTTATCGTTTGACATTAGTTGGTGCTTTATTCTTAGTAGTTATTTCAGTAATGCCGATTTTATTCATTAACTTTATGAACCTGCCAGCTTCGGCTCAAATCGGGGGAACAAGTATGATTATCGTAGTCGGTGTTGCACTTGAAACGATGAAACAGTTAGAGTCTCAATTAGTGAAGCGTCATTATAAAGGCTTTATGAAATAA